Genomic window (Ctenopharyngodon idella isolate HZGC_01 chromosome 20, HZGC01, whole genome shotgun sequence):
ACTGTAGTACATTTAAtcaattttctttttcagtttggattgcaataaaaacaaccattttgttaaaatgtctGAAGCATAGACATTTAACTGGGGCTCTTAGAGAACATTCATATTAAATTGGGGACCAGAAAGCGAATTCAAACACGTTTTAAATATAGTCTCTTTAGGTTTGTCTTCAATTTTGTATCCAGTGCTATTTTAAGGAAATAGCtatatatttcttttcatttctaaAATGCTGTTTCAGGATGTGATTGTCAGTGTTGATAGCCACTTGCCTATAGCCATAGGCAATTTTAACAGGGTTTTTATGTTTCTCTGTCTGCTTTGAAACTTATCTTTTGTTTGAAATCTAAATGGACTTCTTAACAAAGGCCAAGAACCAggctttgttttgaaaattgttTAAACTGTGAGCACTGTGAATTAGGTGGTGGTGCCTCAATGTTTTTCAGCTCTTTGTGATTCAGAGCACAGCCTTAATGTTTCTCTCTGATAAACTCCTGTCCAGCAGACCCTTGCTTCAGCTCAGTAGTCAACACAGTTCTTAAAATAGGCAAGAGAGTTCTCCATCTCTCTTCTCTGACAGACATACTTGAACCCTTGTAAGCTTTCCACTCTGAATGATCTCAATTCTTGATGCGTTTAAGAACATTTGGGATACTTgtttcacatactgtacatctaaataaatttaaagatcTTCTAATTACTGTAGTTTAGGTATAAATattaagacaaaaaatagccaCTAAGATGCAAATACTATTAGTTAATACTTAGCAAACTATTACCAACAACTTGACAGTGACGTCCTGTAGGCATCCAAGAAGCTCTTGTTGCTGCAAGAGCCTCAACTAGAACAAGTGGTGATTCACATAGTGCTCACGTGGTGTGCAGTACTATGTTAGGTGTTGTTATGGCCACAGATATTGGCACAAACAGGTGCTTGTGTTTGTGAGGTCAAGGCCAGctgaaacaattttttttaactattacaACATTTGGCTTTTATAActcaaaacaagtgaaaaatgccTGACTTTGCAATCTAATTAGAACATCCCTCTGTACCTCAAAGGACACATTGATATTTAACTAGAAAGTTTATCAGTGCATTATTGTTAATCATTGCCTTTTGTTCTTATGAATATACATTTTCCCTCCAGGGCTGGGCTGCATGAAGTCCTTGCAGATTCTTCAGCTGTCTTATAACCAAATATCTAAGATAGGTCTTTCTGACCTGGACAACTGCAGTTATCTGAAAGAGCTACATCTCCAGCATAACAGCATCACAAGCATTCACCCACATGCTTTTATAGACCTAAAACAGCTACAGGTAACATCTCAAATATTTAGCTTATTTGCATTATATGTTAATACTGGTCAGAtggtatagttttttttatcctaGAGGAAAATCATCATGAGAGTGATTTTACATGTTTGGAAGTGTACTCCCCCAGTAACTCTCTTTTGACAAACTTTGTAGTTAATGCATAAATCAACACATCTAGCCCAGTAGTGCATTAAAACTTAGTGagtcaataaaaatgtttcctAATTCCATTCAGGTCCTTGATCTGAGCTATAACCTGCTGGTCACCATTCCGGTCCCTGCCTACCAGTCCCTGCGGAATCTAAATGCCTTGGTCGATGTCTCCTTCAACAGATGGAAATGTGACTGCCACTTGCAGACCTTGAGAAGATGGATAAGCTTTGATACTGAAATGGGTGATGCTTCCTGGCAAGTGGTGTGTGCCTCTCCACCACATCATGCTGGAAAAGATCTGCTTCACTTGAAGGACTCAGAGCTCACCTGTCCAACACATGAATACAGCACATCTGGTCACTATCATAATATGATAGTCTACGAGGGGATGAAGATATCAGTTCCTTGCAGCAATGACAGTAAAGGTGCTACTTCTGTATCTTAAATTATAAAACCACAGTccaatttactattttttaattttaattgttttttgcaGTTATTTATGTAACTCCTAAAACCtgcatgtaaacattgtaaaTGCTAATGCACATTTAATGATAAattcccttttatttttattccagaTACCATGCAGGTTCATTGGTGGACTCCACAGGGCCAAGTCACAAATAACCAACCAGAACTTCTAATTAAGGACATCACAGAGCAACATGCAGGACTTTATGTATGCATTTCAGGTGTCCGAGGAGAGCACATATCAGTGTTAGATCTACGAGTCTACAAAAAAGGCAGTGGCTCAAGACCACGTAGGGAAGCAGCAATTATTTTGGATGAGAAAGAAAATTTGAACTTGCCAAGAAATGATCCAGTTGTACGGCAA
Coding sequences:
- the LOC127502083 gene encoding leucine-rich repeat-containing protein 66-like isoform X6; translation: MCLYFSGLTIMSAYSSVLGVAVLFLHLWGTHSFPTSACPVPCLCQRGPLLNCSSLGLTTIPTRIPATAVSLNLSNNALRSLAPLSFGHVKLMGLQHLWVGSNALESLSMILKKDRSGTRTRSSGEQECTSWASDLQLLSAERNHLKHLPKGLGCMKSLQILQLSYNQISKIGLSDLDNCSYLKELHLQHNSITSIHPHAFIDLKQLQVLDLSYNLLVTIPVPAYQSLRNLNALVDVSFNRWKCDCHLQTLRRWISFDTEMGDASWQVVCASPPHHAGKDLLHLKDSELTCPTHEYSTSGHYHNMIVYEGMKISVPCSNDSKGATSVS